Proteins encoded in a region of the Raphanus sativus cultivar WK10039 chromosome 8, ASM80110v3, whole genome shotgun sequence genome:
- the LOC130498592 gene encoding disease resistance protein RPS4B-like: MASISSNPSYSPSSSSSSSSSVQQQQQYQVFINFRGEVRNGFVSHLYKALLRNGIYVFRDEDENRGKHLNTLFSRIEESKIALAIFSSLYAESEWCLDELVKIKECVDSGKLVVIPIFYKVNTSDVTKQEGVFGARFKDLVTRTSNIEKLFNWKKALEDVPQITGIKLGEMSDEAESVEKIVQEVIKELSMDVAKEIPVAGDEEETHEAPITSGDDDYDEEMPEAPLFDMDARLEQLVEMLNFECKSTRTIGVVGMPGIGKTTLADKLYEECEGKFRRCVFLRDVRGMWRGNTMDLLEQMRCENKGDDRVEVGRYRFGV; this comes from the exons ATGGCTTCTATTTCCTCCAACCCCTCCTActccccctcctcctcctcctcctcctcctcttcagtgcagcagcagcagcagtaTCAAGTGTTCATCAACTTTCGAGGGGAGGTGCGAAACGGTTTCGTCAGCCATCTCTATAAAGCGTTGTTAAGAAATGGGATCTACGTCTTTAGGGATGAAGACGAAAACAGAGGTAAACATCTGAACACTCTTTTCTCGAGAATCGAGGAGTCAAAGATCGCGCTGGCCATCTTCTCGAGCTTGTATGCGGAATCAGAGTGGTGCTTGGACGAGCTGGTGAAGATCAAGGAGTGCGTCGACTCAGGCAAACTTGTTGTCATCCCTATCTTCTACAAGGTGAATACTAGCGATGTTACCAAACAAGAGGGAGTTTTCGGTGCGAGGTTTAAGGATTTGGTGACTAGGACTAGTAATATTGAAAAGTTATTCAATTGGAAAAAAGCTTTAGAGGATGTTCCACAGATAACAGGCATTAAGTTAGGCGAGATGAG cgATGAAGCTGAATCCGTAGAGAAAATTGTACAAGAAGTCATTAAAGAGCTTTCGATGGATGTGGCTAAGGAAATCCCCGTTGCAGGAGACGAAGAAGAAACGCATGAAGCTCCCATTACCTCCGGAGACGACGACTACGACGAAGAAATGCCCGAAGCTCCACTGTTTGACATGGACGCACGTCTTGAGCAATTGGTAGAGATGTTAAATTTCGAGTGCAAGAGTACACGTACGATTGGTGTTGTTGGGATGCCTGGTATCGGTAAGACCACCCTGGCGGATAAGCTGTACGAAGAGTGTGAAGGGAAATTCCGACGCTGTGTTTTTCTTCGTGATGTCCGTGGAATGTGGAGAGGCAACACCATGGATCTGTTGGAGCAAATGAGATGCGAGAATAAAGGAGATGATAGAGTTGAAGTTGGTCGTTATCGTTTTGGTGTTTAG